The following proteins come from a genomic window of Dermacentor albipictus isolate Rhodes 1998 colony chromosome 8, USDA_Dalb.pri_finalv2, whole genome shotgun sequence:
- the RpL18 gene encoding large ribosomal subunit protein eL18 translates to MGIDICHKYDRKVRRTHPKSENVYLGLLVKVYRFLARRTNSKFNKIVLRRLFMSRINRPSMSVARVARFMKKPGREGLIAVIVGTVTDDLRIYELPKLRVCALRVTERARARILKAGGEILTFDELAVKAPKGKGTVLMQGPRNSREACRHFGPAPGVPHSHTKPYVRSKGRKYERARGRRKSRGYKA, encoded by the exons ATG GGTATCGATATATGCCACAAGTACGACCGCAAGGTCCGCAGGACGCATCCCAAGAGCGAGAATGTCTACCTCGGCCTCCTGGTTAAG GTCTACCGTTTCCTGGCCCGCAGGACCAACTCCAAGTTTAACAAGATTGTGTTGAGGCGTCTCTTCATGAGCCGCATCAACCGGCCGTCGATGTCGGTGGCTCGCGTG GCCCGCTTCATGAAGAAGCCCGGGAGGGAGGGCCTCATCGCCGTGATTGTCGGCACCGTGACCGATGATCTGCGCATCTACGAGCTGCCAAAGCTGCGC GTGTGCGCCTTGCGGGTGACCGAGAGGGCCCGTGCTCGCATCCTGAAGGCTGGTGGTGAGATCCTCACCTTTGACGAGCTGGCTGTCAAGGCCCCCAAGGGCAAGGGCACTGTTCTCATGCAGG GACCTCGGAATTCACGCGAGGCTTGTCGTCATTTTGGACCGGCTCCTGGAGTTCCCCACAGTCACACCAA GCCGTACGTGCGATCAAAGGGACGCAAGTACGAGCGTGCTCGTGGCCGAAGGAAGAGCCGTGGCTACAAGGCCTGA